The DNA segment ATTGATCCGAAAACGGTGGAAGACATTGCCCAAATTGACTGGCAGCAAGTAAACAGCAACCCATTTTTCTGCCCCGATCCAAGTGCGGTGGAAAAATTTGATGAATTAATCCGCGAGTTAAAAAAAGAGGGCAATTCCATCGGCGCTAAATTAACTGTGGTGGCAGAAAATGTGCCAGTAGGCTTAGGTGAACCGGTTTTCGATCGCCTTGATGCGGATTTGGCACACGCGTTAATGGGCATTAATGCAGTGAAAGGCGTGGAAATTGGTGATGGCTTTGCAGTGGTGGAGCAAAAAGGCACGCAGCACCGTGACGAAATGACGCCAGCAGGTTTTTGTTCTAACCACGCAGGGGGAATTTTAGGTGGCATTAGCTCGGGCCAACCGATTATTGCGACTATTGCGTTAAAGCCTACTTCGAGCATTACCATTGCAGGACGTTCAGTGAATTTGAATAATGAGCCAGTGGAAGTGATCACCAAAGGGCGCCACGATCCTTGTGTAGGCATTCGTGCCGTACCTATTGCGGAAGCAATGACCGCCATTGTTTTACTCGATCACCTATTAAGATTTAAGGCACAATGTAAATGAAAAACTTAACCAAATTATTAAGTGCGGTGCTTTTTTGCGGAATTTTTTCTGCGAGCAGCGCAATGGCAGGCCCTGAATATTGGCAGAAAGTCAAACGCCCTATTGCGGGCGAGCCAACCCCAGTGGGATCTTATAGCAATGGCTGTATTATCGGTGCGCAACCTTTGCCTTTTAATGGCGAAGGCTACCAAGTGATCCGCACCAGCAAAAATCGCTATTACGGACACCCAGATATGATTGCCTATTTGCAACGCTTAGGTAAAAAAGCCAAATCTGCGGGCATTCCAACAATGCTTATTGGTGATATTGCAATGCCGGGGGGCGGACGCTTTTTAACGGGACACGCCAGCCATCAAATGGGCTTGGACGCAGATATTTGGCTACGTTTAGGACGTTTATCCGATAAAGATGCACAAAATCCAGCAGGAATGGGCTTGCTAGTGGTGGATCGCAAAGCGCAACGTGTTGATGATTCCGTATGGAATGAAAATCACACCAATTTAATTCGTTTAGCGGCGCAAGATAAGCAAGTGGCGCGTATTTTCGTTAATCCAGCGATTAAATTGAAATTATGCCAAACGGTGCGTGGTGATCGCAGTTGGTTGCAGAAAATTCGTCCGTGGTTTGGACACGATTCCCATTTTCACGTTCGCTTAACTTGCCCGAAAGGCGCGACTTACTGCGAAAATCAAGCGCCCGTCCCAGCAGGCGAGGGCTGTGGTGATGAGTTATATTCTTGGTTTAAACCAGCGAAACCTTCAACAGGAACAAGCAAACCCAAAGCGCGTCCACCTGAGCCATTTTTATGCCAGCAAGTAAGCCACGCCCCAAATCAAAGCGAATGGTTGGAATAAGCCCTAGAATAACAATTAGGGTAGCAACATAAGAGCGAAAATAGGAGCGAAAAATGGAAATCAGCCTAAATCTTATTGCGTTATTATTTTTAGTGGCATTTATTGCAGGATTTATTGACGCAATTGCTGGCGGTGGTGGTTTAATCACTATTCCTGCTTTATTGATGACAGGCGTTCCCCCAGCAATGGCATTAGGCACGAACAAACTGCAAGCCTGCGGCGGCTCATTTTCCGCGAGCTTTTATTTTTTACGCAAAAGAGCGGTGGATTTAAAAGAAATTTGGCTGCTTGTGCTAATGACCTTTATCGGCGCAGTGCTTGGCACGATCCTTATTCAGTTAGTGGATAGTGCGTTGATTAAAAAAGTTATTCCATTTTTAGTGCTAGCCATTGGCTTGTATTTTTTATTCACCCCAAATTTAGGCGATGAAGATCGGCACAAACGCATTTCTTACGCCACTTTTGCCTTTAGCGCAGGATTTGGAATTGGCTTTTATGATGGTTTCTTCGGGCCGGGAACAGGCTCATTACTAAGTTTAGCTTTTGTTACGTTGCTTGGTTTTAATCTTGCGAAAGCCACAGCTCACGCCAAAGTGCTAAATTTCACGTCAAATATTGCCGCACTTTTGCTCTTTCTCATTGGTGGACAAATTTGGTGGGAAGCTGGGCTGGTAATGATGTTAGGACAAATTATCGGCGCAAATTTAGGTGCAAAAATGGTGCTAAGCAAAGGTAAACAGTTAATTCGCCCAATGGTGGTGATAATGTCTTTTATTATGACCGCCAAAATGGCTTATGATCAAGGCTGGTTCGGTTAGTTGAGGTTTTATGACACAACAAAATGATGATGTACGCTTAACCGCTCGCGTGGGCTATGATCCCAAATGGCAATGGGCGTTTTTATTGCCAAAATATTGGGGCGTTTGGCTTGGTATTTTTGCCTTGGCGCTATTCGCCTTTGTGCCTTTTCGCTTAAGGGATAAGATCGCTGCGAAAATTGGTTTGCTCGCTGGGCAAAAAGCGAAAAAACAGCGTCATCGCGCAAGGATAAATTTGCAATATTGTTTCCCTGATTGGACAGAAAACCAGCGCGAAAAAGTAATTGATGAGATGTTTATCACCGTTAGCCAAGTGATGCTGGGCATTGGTGAAATTGCGTTGCGCTCTAAAAAACATCTGCAACAACGCAGCGAATTTATCGGCCTTGAATATATTCAGCAAGCCAAAGCAGCGGGGCATAACATTATTTTAATGGTGCCGCACGGCTGGGCGATTGATGCCTCGGGGATCATTTTGCATACTTACGGAATGCCAATGACATCAATGTATAATCCCCACCGTAACCCATTGGTCGATTGGCTGTGGACGATGACACGCCAGCGTTTTGGCGGCAAAATGCACGCCCGACAAAATGGCATAAAACCCTTTCTTAATGCAGTAAAAAAAGGTGAAATGGGGTATTATTTGCCTGATGAAGATTATGGCGAAGAATTAAGTGAATATGCGGATTTTTTTGCCACTTATAAAGCCACCTTGCCGGGCTTGAATAAAATGGCAAAATTGGCAAAAGCTGTGGTGATCCCTATGTTTCCGCGCTATAACGCAGAGCGTGGTAAATATGAAATGGAAATTCACCCACCAATGCCAATTAGCGAACAGCCTGCACAAATGGCACGGGAAATGAACAAAGAAATTGAGCAATTTGTTACCCCAACGCCAGAGCAGTATGTGTGGATTTTGCGTTTATTAAAAACCCGAAAAGATGGTGCGGATATTTATCGTTAAATTGAATAATCTGTGATAATATGCGTGCCGCTCTTTTTTATGCAAAACGGTCGAAAATTTGACCGCACTTTAGGTAATAAAATGAACAAACAATTAGAACTGATTAAATCATCGATCAAATCCATTCCAAACTACCCGAAAGAAGGCATTATCTTTCGTGATATTACAAGCCTTGTGGAAACCCCAGCGGCATTCAAGGCGACCATTGATTTAATCGTGGCACAATATAAAGACAAAGGCATCACCAAAGTTATCGGCACAGAAAGCCGTGGCTTTATTTTTGGCGCACCTGTGGCATTAGCCTTAGATATTCCTTTTGTATTAGTGCGTAAACCAGGGAAATTGCCGCGTGAAACCATTGCGCAATCCTATCAGTTAGAATATGGGCAAGACACCTTAGAAATTCACACAGACTCTATTCAATCGGGCGATAACGTATTGATTATTGACGATTTATTGGCTACAGGTGGTACAGTTGAAGCCACTGTGAAGTTGGTTGAACGTCTTGGTGGCGAAGTGAAAAATGCAGCGTTCGTGATTAATTTGCCAGAACTTGGTGGCGAACAACGCTTACGCAATTTAGGGGTAACCCCGTTCTCATTAGTGAATTTTGAAGGCCACTAATTTATCCTAAGCGAGCAAGGAATGAGTTATCAAGTTTTAGCAAGAAAATGGCGACCGCAAAAGTTCTCCGATGTGGTAGGGCAGAAACCTGTTCTTACCGCACTTGCTAACGGATTAAATGAAAACCGCCTGCACCACGCCTATCTTTTTTCTGGTACGCGTGGCGTGGGGAAAACCTCCATTGCTCGTTTATTCGCCAAAGGGTTAAATTGTGTCAATGGCGTAACCGCTGAGCCTTGCGGTGTATGCGAACATTGCAAAGCCATTGAAGAGGGGCGATTTATCGATCTCATTGAAATTGACGCCGCTTCACGCACCAAGGTGGAAGATACCCGTGAATTGCTCGACAATGTGCAATACAAACCGGTGCAAGGGCGTTATAAAGTTTATTTGATTGACGAAGTGCATATGCTCTCTCGCCATTCTTTCAATGCCTTGCTGAAAACCCTTGAAGAACCGCCTGAATATGTAAAATTTCTGCTGGCAACCACTGATCCGCAGAAATTGCCGATTACCATTTTATCTCGCTGTATTCAATTTCATCTTAAAGCGCTCGATCAGCAACAAATCGCCGATCATTTGTCCTTTATTTTACAGCAAGAAAAGCTCCCCTTTGAACCTCTTGCCATTGAAAAATTAGCTAAAGCGGCACAAGGCAGTATCCGCGATAGCCTAAGTTTAACCGATCAAGCCATTGCAATGAGCAACGGCAATATTACCCTTGATGCAGTAAATACAATGCTCGGCTTGCTTGATGACAGCCAGCCTATTGATATTTTGTATGCGTTGCAGCAGGGCAACGGTGAAGCCTTAATGAAAGCTATTCAAGCGGTGGCGGAAAAAGGCGGCGATTGGAATGAACTGCTAAAAGCGGTGGCCGAAAATTTGCATAAAATTGCAATGTGTCAATTATTGCCACAAGCGCAAATTAGTGATGAAAGCCATATCGGCTTTTTGGCGAAACATCTTCCACCAGAAGATGTGCAGTTTTTCTATCAGATTATTTTAAACGGACAAAAAGAGCTTGCCTTCGCACCAAATCAGCGAATGGGCGTGGAAATGATTTTATTACGTGCTTTAGCTTTCCACCCTAAATTAATCCAAGCAGCTCCTGCTATGCAGCCGGTAGAACAAGTGAATGAGCGCAATCATACTGCGCAAAGTGCGGTGCAAAATCCGGCAAAATTAGTTGAGATGCCTGTTGTATCACAACAGATCAAAGCAAATTCAGCGCCACAAACCAAAACAATGCCGTCTGCTAGACAGCCAGTTCGTTCCACACAAAGCCATTCACCTTCGCCAGTAAGCAACTCTACTTTAGACGTGCTTGATGCGTTAGATCAGCTTTCTAAACCGACAACAAGCGAAAAAAAAAACACTAACGCCAATAACGCAAAGCTAGTTTCGGAGCCAGCAGTTCCCCATTCGCAAGAGATCAGCTTGCCTGTGGTAGAGCGTAAATTTACTCAGCAAAAAAATACGGCACGAACTACTCATCAGCTTTCTCAGCCGTCTGTTTCTCAATCCGCTATTTCTCAAGCGCCATCTCAATCAGCAGCAACGATTCCGCCAATGAGTGAGCCTGTGGGTGAAAGTGCGGTGCAAAATTCGTCAGATTTTTCTGCTGATCTTGATCAGGAAGAAGATCTCAATTTGCCCGAAAACTACCGCTGGAATTGGAGTAATCCAGCAATGGCGGAGGAGCAGGATAGCGCCAGCCCGTCAGAAATCCGTAAAGCCATTTTGGAAAACACCACACCAGAATTAAAAGAAAAAGTGCTCACAATGGCAAAAGCACAGGACAAATGGACGGAAATTATTGAGCAAACAGGCATTTCTGGCTTAGTCAAGCAAATGGCGATGAATAGCTTTATTGTTCGCCAAGATGAAAATGAGCTCGTTTTGGCTCTGCGTTCAGGTCATCAACACCTTAATGAAGAGCCTATCCGCCGTGAGTTACAACAGGCGTTAAACCATTTTTATCAAAAAGATATTCAACTTATTATTGAAAATAGCGATGATCTCAATCAGCTCACTTCAATGGATCACCGCAAACAAATTTACCATCAGCTAAAAGCCGAAGCACAGAAAGCGCTACAACAAGATCCTAAATTGCAGCGCCTATGCGAAGAATTTGATGCAGTAATAGAGTTAGAAACAATCAGGCCAGTATAAAGTGCGGTTGTTTTTAATAAAGATTTGATTAGTTATGAGAGATTTTGCAGTAAAATGGTGCGACTAGCTGGACTCGAACCAGTGACCCCCACCATGTCAAGGTGGTGCTCTAACCAACTGAGCTATAGTCGCACTGAATGGAATGGGGAAATCATATATTGTTTTGTTTTTGATGACAAGTAAGTTTTTGATTATTCTCAATAGTTGCTTTAAAGATAAACGATTGCTTAAAAAACTTACAGCTTTTTTACAATTTGTGATCTCGATCTCATTCCATTTTAATCGTATAATAGCCAAAAATTTTAGTTATATGTAATGATCAACGGAGTAAATAATGTCTAGAAGACTAAGACGAACCAAAATTGTATGTACTATGGGGCCTTCTACAGACCGTGGTAACAACCTAGAAAAAATTATCGCAGCAGGCGCTAATGTGGTGAGAATGAATTTCTCTCACGGCACACCTGAAGATCACATTGGACGCGCGCAACGTGTGCGTGAAATTGCACAAAAATTAGGTAAAACAGTGGCGATTTTAGGGGATTTACAAGGGCCTAAAATCCGTGTTTCTACCTTTAAAGACGGTAAAATTTTCTTAAATATTGGTGATAAATTCGTTTTAGATGCGGAATTGCCAAAAGGTGAAGGTAACCAAGAAGCTGTTGGTTTAGATTATAAAACGTTACCACAAGACGTTGTTCCTGGTGATATTTTATTATTAGATGATGGCCGAGTTCAGCTAAAAGTATTATCTACTGATGGTGCGAAAGTGTTCACCGAAGTCACTGTTGGCGGCCCTCTTTCAAATAATAAAGGGATTAACAAATTAGGTGGTGGTTTATCTGCTGATGCCTTAACAGAAAAAGATAAAGCTGACATTATTACCGCAGCGCGTATTGGCGTGGATTACTTAGCGGTGTCTTTCCCACGCTCAAGTGCAGATTTGAACTATGCGCGTCAATTAGCGGAAGAAGCTGGTCTTAAAGCAAAAATTGTTGCGAAAGTAGAACGTGCGGAAACCGTAATGAGCGATGAAGCAATGGACGATATTATTCTTGCTTCTGATGTGATTATGGTGGCGCGTGGTGATTTAGGTGTTGAAATTGGCGATCCTGAATTGGTTGGCGTGCAGAAAAAATTAATCCGTCGTTCACGTCAATTAAACCGTGTTGTGATCACTGCAACGCAAATGATGGAATCTATGATCAGCAATCCAATGCCAACCCGTGCGGAAGTAATGGATGTTGCCAATGCGGTATTAGACGGTACAGATGCAGTAATGCTTTCGGCGGAAACCGCAGCGGGTCAGTATCCAGCCGAAACAGTAGCAGCAATGGCGAAAGTATGTCTAGGTGCAGAAAAAATGCCTAGCGTAAATGTTTCACGCCACCGTGTTGATCGTACTTTTGATACGATTGAAGAAGCGGTTGCAATGTCAGCAATGTTCGCTGCTAATCATATGAAAGGGGTTGCAGCAATTATTGCAATGACAAACAGTGGTCATACAGCTAAATTAATGTCACGTATTAGCTCAGGCTTACCAATTTTTGCTTTATCACGTCACCAAGAAACATTAAATCTTTGTGCATTATATCGTGGTGTTGTGCCAGTTCATTTTGAGCAAGAAAGCCGTACTATTGAAGGGTTAAAATCCGCCATTCAATTGTTGAAAGATAAAGGTTATTTAGTGACTGGTGATCTTGTGTTATTAACTCAAGGGGATTTATTAACTTCTGGCGGCACAAACACTTGCCGTACATTAGTGGTTGAATAACCTCATTTCTCTCTTTCACAAAAAGTTACTCATTGGCAGTGAGTAACTTTTTTTATTTGATAATTATCAAATTCAATATGAATTGTATTTTTATCAATTTTGCTGTGGTTGCTATAATGGCCGAATTTAATCATATTGGGAGAATGCATAATGAGTATAATCAGCAAAGATCAGGTACTAGAACGATTTCGTTTTCGAGCAGCAACACGTTATTACGATCCAAACAAAAAAGTAAGCCCTGAAGATTTTGCTTATATTTTAGAATTGGCACGTTTGTCGCCTAGCTCCGTTGGTTCAGAACCTTGGCATTTTGTGGTGATTCAAAATCCTGAATTACGCGAAAAACTTAAACCGGTAAGCTGGGGAATGATCTCTCAGCTTGATGATGCCAGCTATGTTGTCGCAATTTTAGCAAAGAAAAATGTACGCTATGATTCAGATTATTTGCATCAAGCCTTAGTTAAACGAGGTTTAACAGCGGAACAAATGGAAAAAGCAAAAGAAAAATACCGCACTTTTCAACAAAATGATATGAAAGTGCTAGAAAGTGAACGTGCATTATTTGATTGGACAAGCAAGCAAACCTACATAGCCCTAGCAAATATGATGACAGGTGCGGCATTTATTGGTGTGGATAGCTGTCCAATTGAGGGCTTTAACTATGAAGCAGTAAATCAAATTTTAGCAGAAGCGGGGGCGTTTGACCCAGCGGAGTGGGGCGTTTCTGTGATGGTAACCTTTGGTTATCGTGCGAAAGAGATTAAAGCCAAATCAAGAAAACCGATGGAAGAATTAGTAACTTGGGTGGAATAAATTTGACCTATCGCGTACTCTCAATAAGTTCAAAGATTTACATAAAATCACGCAATTTTAATGATTTATTGTAAAGTCTTTATTTATCAATAGGTTATTGATGTTTTTAAAGTGCTACTTTTTTGAACGTAAGTAAAAAAATGTAAATAGAGGTTTATTTTTACCTTTTTTTGTTACAGACTATGCGGGCAAACAATAAGTTTGTAAATGATCATTACAAAACTATTTAGGAGAAACAATGAAAAAATCACTATTAGCTTTATTAGTATTAGGAACAAGTTTAGCCGTAACAGGTTGTTTCGACAAAGACAGTAAAGTTCAAGAGCAAGCTAAATCTAGCGTTGTAGAAGCAAAAGACGCAGTAGCTCAAGCAGCTTCAGATGTTAAAGATGCAGCAGTAGAAGCAGCAAAAGATGTAAAAGATGCAGCCGTTGAAAAAGCGACAGAGGTAAAAGATGCTGCGGTAGCAAAAGTTGCAGAAGTAAAAGAATCTGTAACCAATAAAATTACTGATGCTAAAGATGCAGCAGTAGCTAAAGTATCTGAAGCAAAAGATGCCGTTTCTGAAAAAGCATCATCAGTGATGGATTCCGTATCTCAAAAAGCAGATGCAGCAAAAGAAGCAGTAGCAGATAAAGCAGCAGAAGTTAAAGAAGCAGCGGCAGATAAAGCGGCAGAAGTAAAAGACGCAGCAGTAGAAGCTAAAGATGCAGCAGCAGAAAAAGCAGCAGATGTGAAAGAAGCAGCAGCGGATAAAGTAACTGAAGCAAAAGATGCGGCAGCAAATAAAGTAGCTGAAGTAAAAGACGCAGCAGTAGAAGCAAAAGATGCAGCAGTAGCGAAAGCAACTGAAGTTAAAGATGCCGTAGCAGACAAAGCAGCAGAATTAAAACAAGCTGCAGAAAGCAAAGTATCAGAAGCATCTAACGCAGTTTCAGAGAAAGCAGCTGAATTAAAAGAAGCAGTAAAATCTGAATAATTTTTGCTAGATCTATTTTCATTAGCCCCGCTCAAATTGAGTTGGGGCTTTTTTAGCTTTGATGAAATTGCATTGAATTGCCGGATTTTTTCTATTAAAATCGCCACTTTATTTATCCACTAACCTTGGTACATTTATGTCCAGCTTGTTTTCTTTTCCTGATTTTAAAATCTTACAACCTTATGATAAGCGATTCCTAAAAAGATTACGTTCTCGTATTCGTTACTATTTCTATCGTTTGCAATGTTATAAAGAATGTAATCAGTTTGTTCATTTTCTTAATCAGAATCCGCAATGGTTGCCTATTTTTGAAAAAGTACCTTATCGCTACAATGCTGTTTTAAGAAAGTATTGCGATACCCGTTTTAGCAAGAAAGCTCGTATTCAAGCAATCTTAAATAACTTTGAATTATCAGAAAAATTTTTGGGAACATCCATTGTTGATAAGTTGGCAAAACAAAATCACATTTTATTATCCGAGTTACCTGATGGTCTGAAGCTTTATCTAAACATTAATGCCATAGATCCTTTTGAAGGTTTTTTATCCATTAATATTAAAAACCAGGATAATGAAAGCGTGTATGATTCATCTTTCACTTTTTTATCTCCAAATCAATTATTAATTGCTTCAATTCAAGGGCCTAATGAGGAGAATTCTCAACAATTGGTTAAATCAGCTACCAAATCATTACATGGGATTCGCCCGATGTTTATGATTGTTAATGTATTTAAATTATTAAGTCAGCTCTGGGATTGTGAATTAATCGCTATAGCTCATAAGAACCAATCTAAATACCGCTGGAATGATTTTAATCGACTTTTATTCAACTATGACGAATTCTGGCAAGAAAACAATGGAAAGCTGAATACACAGGGTTATTGGGCGTTACCGTTAGAGATTGAGCGTAAGCCTTTGGAAGAAATTCAGAGTAAAAAGCGTTCTATGTATCGTAAGCGCTATGAAATGTTGGATAAACTGGAAACCGATTTAAGCGCAGTATTTAACTAAAAATAAGCCCAAAAGTTACCGCACTTTGATATATTTAATATGATGAAATATATTATTTCCGATTCACAAACACAATAAGAGAACGAATAACTATGCAGAAAAATCTCGTGATCACCGTTGATGGGCCGAGTGGCGCAGGTAAAGGGACGCTATGTTATGCCTTGGCGCAAAAGCTAGGCTTTGCCTTGTTAGACAGCGGAGCGATTTATCGTGTTACCGCATTGGCGGGGTTAAAAAAGAAGGTGCCATTAGATGATGAAGCGGCTTTGGCACATTTAGCTCGTCATTTAGATGTCGAATTTTTACCTGAAGATAATGAAGTTAAAATTATTTTAGAAGGGGAAGATGTGAGTCGTCAGATTCGCACGCAAGAAGTGGCAGATACCGCCTCTAAAGTAGCGGTATTCCCACAAGTTCGCGCTGCGTTATTGCAATTACAGCAAAGTTTTGCCAATGAAAAAGGGCTTATTGCTGATGGGCGTGATATGGGAACCGTGGTTTTCCCCGATGCGCAGGTGAAGTTATTTTTAGATGCTAGCGCAGAAGAAAGAGCGAAAAGACGCTATAAACAGTTGCAAACTAAGGGAATTAGTGGTAACTTTGCACAGATTTTAGCCGAGATAGAAGAGCGTGATTTTCGCGATAGAAATCGCCCAATCGCCCCTTTAAAACCTGCTGAGGACGCGTTGTTATTAGACAGCACGGAATTAAGTATTGAGGAAGTGATTGCTCAAGCCCTTGATTATATCCGCCAAAAGGTTGATTTTTAAGGCTTAAATTATTTTCGTCAGTTTATTCAAGGAAGGATAAACATTTATTATCAGCCCCACTTTTTATGGATATAAAGTGGACGTTATTAACTAAATTTAGAAGATTAATTATGTCAGAATCTTTTGCTCAACTCTTTGAAGAATCATTAAAAGACCTTGAAACTCGTTTAGGTTCAATCGTTAACGGTACTGTTGTTGCTATTGAAAAAGGCTTCGTATATGTAGATGCAGGTTTAAAATCTGAAGCGCGTATCCCAGCTGAAGAATTCCAAAATGCACAAGGTGAATTAGACGTTAAAGTTGGCGACGTGGTAAACGTTGCGTTAGACGCTGTTGAAGATGGTTTCGGTGAAACTAAATTGTCTCGTGAAAAAGCAGTACGTCACGAATCTTGGATCGAATTAGAGAAAGCTTACGAAGATCAAGCTACTGTTATCGGTTTAATCAACGGTAAAGTGAAAGGTGGTTTCACAGTTGAGTTAAACGGTGTTCGTGCATTCTTACCTGGTTCATTAGTAGATACTCGCCCTGTACGCGATGCAGATCACTTATTAGGTAAAGAATTAGAATTCAAAGTAATCAAATTAGATCAAAAACGTAACAACGTTGTTGTTTCTCGTCGTGCTGTAATCGAATCAGAAAACAGCCAAGATCGTGAAGAAATCTTAGCTAACCTAGCGGAAGGCGCAGAAGTTAAAGGTACAGTTAAAAACTTAACTGACTACGGTGCGTTCGTTGATTTAGGTGGTGTTGATGGTTTATTACACATCACAGATATGGCTTGGAAACGCGTTAAACACCCAAGCGAAATCGTGAATGTAGGTGATGAAATCACAGTTAAAGTATTAAAATTTGATAAAGATCGCACTCGTGTTTCTTTAGGCTTAAAACAATTAGGTCAAGATCCTTGGGTTGCTATCGCAGAAAATCACCCAGTTGGCAGCAAATTAACTGGTAAAGTAACTAACTTAACAGATTACGGTTGTTTCGTTGAAATTTTAGAAGGTGTTGAAGGTTTAGTTCACGTTTCTGAAATGGATTGGACAAACAAAAACATTCACCCATCTAAAGTGGTTAGCTTAGGTGATACTGTTGAAGTGATGGTATTAGAAATCGATGAAGATCGTCGTCGTATTTCTTTAGGTTTAAAACAATGCAAACCTAATCCGTGGTTACAATTTGCTGAAACGCACAACAAAGGCGATAAAGTTACTGGTAAAATCAAATCAATCACTGATTTCGGTATCTTCATCGGTCTTGAAGGTGGTATCGATGGCTTAGTTCACTTATCTGACATTTCTTGGAATGTACCAGGTGAAGAAGCCGTTCGTAACTACAAAAAAGGTGACGAAGTTTCTGCCGTAGTTCTACAAGTGGATTCAGCAAAAGAGCGTATCTCTTTAGGTATCAAACAACTTGAAGATGATCCATTCAATAACTTCATCGCAGCAAACAAAAAAGGCGCTATCGTAAGTGCTAAAGTTGTTGAAGCAGATGCAAAAGGCGCTAAAGTTGAATTAGACGGCGGTGTTGAAGGTTATATCCGTGCAGCTGACTTAACAAGCGAAGTTGCAGCAGGTGATGTTGTTGAAGCGAAATACACTGGTGTAGATCGTAAAGCGCGTTTAGTTCACTTATCAGTGAAAGCGAAAGATCAAGCTGAAGAAGCGGCAGCAGTTGCAAGCGTGAATAAAGAAGAAGTAGTTATTCCAAACGCAATGGCTGAAGCATTCAAAGCAGCTAAAGGTGAATAATTTTAGTTCCCTTTAAAGTTGGCGTGGGAAAACTCACGCTAACTTCTTGATAGTTAGGAGAATATTATGACTAAATCAGAACTCATTGAAACATTAGTTCAACAACATCCTTCTATTTCAGTTAAAGATGTAGAAAATGCAGTAAAAGAAATTTTAGAGCAAATTGCACAAACCTTGGAAAATGGAGAGCGTGTTGAAGTTCGTGGTTTTGGCAGTTTTTCACTACATTTCCGTCAGCCTCGTGTAGGACGTAATCCTAAAACGGGTGCAAAAGTTGAATTAGACGCAAAATCTGTACCGCACTTTAAAGCAGGTAAAGATCTTAGAATGCGTGTAGATGCTCAAGCATAATAGTCAGCTAACTAAACGGCACCTTTTGTGTCGTTTTTTGTATTTATATAAATCTTTTGGAGTGCGTAATGATTAAGTATATTTTTGGTTTTATTATTTTACTCGCCGTTGTGCTTGTTGCTATCACCATTGGGGCGAATAATGATCAAGTCATTACCTTTAATTATATTGTTGCTCAAAGCGAATTACAGCTTTCCACGTTAGTGGCTATCTTATTTGGTTTTGGCTTGCTGTTAGGTTGGTTT comes from the Avibacterium avium genome and includes:
- the aroC gene encoding chorismate synthase; its protein translation is MAGNSIGQLFRVTTFGESHGVALGCIVDGVPPGLELSEQDIQPDLDRRKPGTSRYTTPRREDDEVQILSGVFEGKTTGTSIGMIIKNADQRSQDYGEIKDRFRPGHADYTYQQKYGLRDYRGGGRSSARETAMRVAAGAIAKKYLREHFGVEVRGYLSQIGSVKIDPKTVEDIAQIDWQQVNSNPFFCPDPSAVEKFDELIRELKKEGNSIGAKLTVVAENVPVGLGEPVFDRLDADLAHALMGINAVKGVEIGDGFAVVEQKGTQHRDEMTPAGFCSNHAGGILGGISSGQPIIATIALKPTSSITIAGRSVNLNNEPVEVITKGRHDPCVGIRAVPIAEAMTAIVLLDHLLRFKAQCK
- the mepA gene encoding penicillin-insensitive murein endopeptidase; its protein translation is MKNLTKLLSAVLFCGIFSASSAMAGPEYWQKVKRPIAGEPTPVGSYSNGCIIGAQPLPFNGEGYQVIRTSKNRYYGHPDMIAYLQRLGKKAKSAGIPTMLIGDIAMPGGGRFLTGHASHQMGLDADIWLRLGRLSDKDAQNPAGMGLLVVDRKAQRVDDSVWNENHTNLIRLAAQDKQVARIFVNPAIKLKLCQTVRGDRSWLQKIRPWFGHDSHFHVRLTCPKGATYCENQAPVPAGEGCGDELYSWFKPAKPSTGTSKPKARPPEPFLCQQVSHAPNQSEWLE
- a CDS encoding TSUP family transporter produces the protein MEISLNLIALLFLVAFIAGFIDAIAGGGGLITIPALLMTGVPPAMALGTNKLQACGGSFSASFYFLRKRAVDLKEIWLLVLMTFIGAVLGTILIQLVDSALIKKVIPFLVLAIGLYFLFTPNLGDEDRHKRISYATFAFSAGFGIGFYDGFFGPGTGSLLSLAFVTLLGFNLAKATAHAKVLNFTSNIAALLLFLIGGQIWWEAGLVMMLGQIIGANLGAKMVLSKGKQLIRPMVVIMSFIMTAKMAYDQGWFG
- the lpxM gene encoding lauroyl-Kdo(2)-lipid IV(A) myristoyltransferase (LpxM is lauroyl-Kdo(2)-lipid IV(A) myristoyltransferase, an enzyme characterized in Escherichia coli and involved in biosynthesis of the form of lipid A found in that species and some closely related species.), producing the protein MTQQNDDVRLTARVGYDPKWQWAFLLPKYWGVWLGIFALALFAFVPFRLRDKIAAKIGLLAGQKAKKQRHRARINLQYCFPDWTENQREKVIDEMFITVSQVMLGIGEIALRSKKHLQQRSEFIGLEYIQQAKAAGHNIILMVPHGWAIDASGIILHTYGMPMTSMYNPHRNPLVDWLWTMTRQRFGGKMHARQNGIKPFLNAVKKGEMGYYLPDEDYGEELSEYADFFATYKATLPGLNKMAKLAKAVVIPMFPRYNAERGKYEMEIHPPMPISEQPAQMAREMNKEIEQFVTPTPEQYVWILRLLKTRKDGADIYR
- the apt gene encoding adenine phosphoribosyltransferase; the protein is MNKQLELIKSSIKSIPNYPKEGIIFRDITSLVETPAAFKATIDLIVAQYKDKGITKVIGTESRGFIFGAPVALALDIPFVLVRKPGKLPRETIAQSYQLEYGQDTLEIHTDSIQSGDNVLIIDDLLATGGTVEATVKLVERLGGEVKNAAFVINLPELGGEQRLRNLGVTPFSLVNFEGH